In Carya illinoinensis cultivar Pawnee chromosome 9, C.illinoinensisPawnee_v1, whole genome shotgun sequence, the following are encoded in one genomic region:
- the LOC122276570 gene encoding cysteine-rich receptor-like protein kinase 10, with translation MNHPHISPKFIQLLTFSAFLALLPWDLAYADPPYSFCPNTSNYTDGDQFQKNLNDVLHFLTSNASASKFYDSSTGNGTDHVYGAHMCLNYITNETCRDCIATAAQDILQVCPNTREAVVWEEVCQLRYSNQNFFGQVNVTGNIGLDNQQNISQPEQFKSVVKETLNNLTTEASAFNLSAKLMYATGEAAFEDKTIYALVQCTRDLSGDGCNSCLQTAITDVLNCCYFSIGARLLSRSCYLRYELYSFYGDASKSPSSTNDQGASGGKKMRTIITLMVVSACFALVLFASFIYCLVKKKAIKRVREGISRQANTRSDAGFPRIDLASIQAATDNFSDSNKLGEGGFGPVYKGILSDGKEVAVKRLSCCSEQGSEEFTNEVLLIMRLQHKNLVKLLGFCIDGEEKLLVYEFMPNRSLDVFLFDRSRRAQMDWNKRVNIIGGIARGVLYLHEDSRLRIIHRDLKASNVLLDYDLNPKIADFGMARIFAGTEGEANTAKIAGTFGYMAPEYAMQGTYSIKSDVFSFGVLLIEIITGRRNVGFHRTKRAPSLVAFAWTLWNEGNHVLELMDPMLKEESCSPDEFLRYLHIGLLCVQEDANERPTMSSVVVMLKSDSTTTSLCQPQQPAFSVGRFTDHYETSSPGFLSVNDLSISNVGPR, from the exons ATGAATCATCCCCACATCAGTCCAAAATTCATTCAATTGCTTACGTTTTCTGCTTTTCTCGCCCTCCTCCCATGGGATCTGGCCTATGCCGACCCTCCTTATAGCTTTTGTCCTAACACAAGTAACTATACTGATGGTGATCAATTTCAAAAGAATCTAAACGATGTCCTCCATTTTCTAACCTCAAATGCTTCTGCTTCCAAATTCTACGATTCCTCTACAGGAAATGGCACAGATCATGTTTATGGTGCCCACATGTGCCTCAATTATATCACAAATGAAACCTGCCGGGACTGCATAGCAACCGCTGCACAAGACATTTTGCAAGTTTGCCCAAACACAAGGGAAGCAGTTGTATGGGAGGAGGTATGCCAGCTGCGCTATTCCAACCAAAATTTCTTTGGCCAAGTGAATGTTACAGGAAACATTGGCTTAGATAACCAGCAGAATATTTCCCAACCAGAACAGTTCAAATCTGTTGTTAAGGAGACTTTGAATAACCTTACGACGGAGGCATCAGCTTTCAATCTTTCAGCAAAATTAATGTATGCTACCGGAGAGGCAGCCTTTGAGGATAAAACAATATATGCTCTCGTGCAGTGCACAAGAGACTTGTCCGGTGATGGCTGTAATTCATGCCTTCAGACGGCCATAACTGATGTATTAAATTGCTGCTATTTCTCTATTGGAGCAAGACTTCTTAGTCGTAGTTGCTACTTGAGGTACGAGTTATACAGCTTTTATGGGGACGCATCTAAATCTCCAAGTTCAACTAATGATCAAGGGGCaa GCGgtggaaagaaaatgaggacCATCATTACCCTCATGGTTGTATCAGCCTGCTTTGCGCTAGTGCTTTTTGCTTCCTTCATTTATTGCCTTGTGAAGAAAAAGGCTATAAAAC GGGTGAGAGAAGGTATCAGTCGACAAGCAAATACTAGAAGCGATGCAGGTTTTCCACGTATTGATTTGGCATCAATACAAGCAGCTACTGACAACTTCTCTGATTCAAATAAGCTTGGTGAAGGTGGTTTTGGTCCTGTTTACAAG GGTATCCTAAGTGATGGAAAGGAAGTAGCGGTAAAGAGGCTCTCCTGCTGTTCCGAGCAGGGTTCAGAGGAATTCACAAATGAGGTTCTACTAATAATGAGGCTTCAACACAAAAACCTCGTCAAGCTTCTTGGTTTCTGCATAGACGGAGAGGAAAAGCTGCTTGTTTATGAATTCATGCCCAACAGAAGCCTAGATGTCTTTCTCTTTG ATCGAAGTAGACGCGCACAAATGGATTGGAATAAACGAGTTAATATAATAGGTGGAATTGCAAGAGGAGTTCTTTATCTTCACGAGGATTCTCGACTTAGAATCATTCATAGGGACCTAAAAGCCAGCAATGTGTTATTGGACTACGACTTGAACCCCAAAATCGCAGACTTTGGAATGGCAAGAATCTTTGCGGGGACCGAAGGTGAAGCTAATACCGCCAAAATTGCAGGGACTTT TGGGTACATGGCTCCAGAATATGCTATGCAAGGAACGTATTCTATTAAGTCTGATGTGTTTAGCTTTGGAGTGCTCTTGATTGAGATTATAACTGGGCGAAGAAATGTTGGCTTCCATAGAACAAAACGTGCTCCTAGTCTCGTTgcattt GCATGGACACTATGGAATGAAGGAAATCATGTTTTGGAGTTGATGGATCCTATGTTGAAGGAGGAGTCGTGCAGCCCGGACGAATTTCTAAGATACTTGCATATTGGCTTATTGTGTGTTCAAGAAGATGCAAATGAAAGGCCAACAATGTCATCAGTCGTTGTAATGTTGAAAAGTGACAGTACTACAACGTCTCTTTGCCAACCTCAACAACCTGCCTTTTCTGTGGGCAGATTCACTGATCACTATGAAACGAGTAGTCCAGGCTTTCTCTCCGTCAATGACTTGTCGATTTCCAATGTTGGGCCACGGTGA